From the genome of Variovorax sp. RA8, one region includes:
- a CDS encoding response regulator gives MAVQINEPVTPPEDADPDLDPAAGQEKADILVVDDLPEKLLVFRTVLEELGQNLVLVRSGADALREILQREFAVILLDVNMPGIDGFETATLIRQHRRCAHTPIIFITSYADEMQTARGYSLGAVDYILSPVVPEILRSKVSVFVALHQMRRQVRRQADARGAVMAAQAARRVAEENDRRSAFLAHASRVLSGSLQVGVAMKELAELLVPELAPLALVLLADPDFGAGEMVAAAQAPGAQLQLSTGPEARLDERLRAALGGAVRERQAVRLDEAALAALTPAAFGLAMGGGAPFPPLRSAQAVPLAFGERVLGVVLIARSDAGERGAAEAGLLEELAARAATAFENARLYLVLQREMLERQAAQEELQRTNQRKDEFLAMMSHELRNPLAPIHTAVQVIRRVAAPLPKVAWALDIAERQLKQLTRLIEELLDVARISQGKIVLKHETLDLNTVVAQSVETVQPFVDGRRQALRVVVPQQPAWLLGDMARLTQVIANLLHNAAKYSPEGTRIELVSWLEEEDVVLSVRDQGIGIDAELLPRIFDLFAQGERGLDRAQGGLGVGLTLARRLTEMHGGRLEAYSEGRDRGSEFRLRLPRVGAVLPAEAVPLLQAAVASRSESLRILVVDDNHDAATVIATMLELEGHAVRTAHDGQEALSAAMAHSPVVVVLDIGLPLLDGYEVARRIRAMPELAGALLIAVTGYGQSEDRETALGAGFDRHFVKPADPEALLGCIREWSGQRSPGKAGNRQTSAAA, from the coding sequence ATGGCTGTGCAAATAAACGAACCCGTCACGCCGCCGGAGGATGCTGACCCCGACCTCGATCCTGCGGCCGGCCAGGAGAAGGCCGACATCCTCGTGGTGGACGACCTGCCCGAGAAGCTGCTGGTGTTCCGCACCGTGCTCGAGGAGCTGGGCCAGAACCTGGTGCTGGTGCGCTCGGGCGCCGACGCGCTGCGCGAGATCCTGCAGCGCGAGTTCGCGGTGATCCTGCTGGACGTCAACATGCCCGGCATCGACGGCTTCGAGACCGCGACGCTGATCCGCCAGCACCGCCGCTGCGCACACACGCCGATCATCTTCATCACCTCCTACGCCGACGAGATGCAGACCGCGCGCGGCTATTCGCTGGGCGCGGTGGACTACATCCTGTCGCCGGTGGTGCCGGAGATCCTGCGCAGCAAGGTCTCGGTCTTCGTCGCGCTCCACCAGATGCGGCGCCAGGTCCGGCGCCAGGCCGACGCGCGTGGCGCGGTCATGGCGGCGCAGGCGGCGCGCCGCGTCGCCGAGGAGAACGACCGGCGCTCGGCCTTCCTGGCCCATGCGAGCCGGGTGCTCAGCGGCTCGCTGCAGGTCGGGGTCGCGATGAAAGAGCTCGCCGAGCTGCTGGTGCCCGAGCTGGCGCCGCTGGCCCTGGTACTGCTGGCCGACCCCGACTTCGGCGCCGGCGAGATGGTGGCCGCGGCCCAGGCCCCGGGCGCGCAGCTGCAATTGTCGACCGGCCCCGAGGCGCGCCTGGACGAGCGCCTGCGGGCTGCGCTGGGCGGCGCGGTGCGGGAGCGGCAGGCCGTCCGCCTCGACGAGGCGGCGCTGGCGGCGCTCACGCCCGCTGCCTTCGGTTTGGCCATGGGGGGCGGCGCCCCCTTCCCGCCGCTGCGCTCTGCGCAGGCGGTGCCGCTGGCCTTCGGCGAGCGCGTGCTGGGCGTGGTGCTGATTGCCCGCAGCGACGCGGGCGAGCGCGGCGCCGCCGAGGCCGGCCTGCTCGAGGAGCTGGCCGCGCGGGCGGCGACGGCTTTCGAGAATGCGCGCCTCTACCTCGTGCTGCAGCGCGAGATGCTCGAGCGGCAGGCCGCGCAGGAGGAGCTCCAGCGCACCAACCAGCGCAAGGACGAGTTCCTCGCGATGATGTCGCACGAGCTGCGCAACCCGCTGGCGCCCATCCACACCGCGGTGCAGGTGATCCGGCGCGTCGCGGCGCCGCTTCCCAAGGTGGCCTGGGCCCTGGACATCGCCGAGCGGCAGCTCAAGCAGCTGACCCGCCTGATCGAGGAGCTGCTGGACGTGGCGCGGATCAGCCAGGGAAAGATCGTGCTGAAGCACGAGACCCTGGACCTGAACACCGTGGTCGCCCAGAGCGTGGAGACGGTGCAGCCCTTCGTCGACGGCCGCCGCCAGGCCTTGCGGGTGGTGGTGCCGCAGCAGCCGGCGTGGCTGCTCGGCGACATGGCCCGGCTCACGCAGGTGATCGCCAACCTGCTGCACAACGCCGCCAAGTACAGCCCCGAGGGCACGCGCATCGAGCTGGTCTCCTGGCTGGAGGAGGAAGACGTCGTCCTCTCCGTGCGCGACCAGGGCATCGGCATCGATGCCGAGCTGCTGCCGCGCATCTTCGATCTTTTCGCGCAGGGCGAGCGCGGCCTCGACCGCGCGCAGGGCGGACTGGGCGTGGGCCTCACGCTGGCGCGGCGGCTGACGGAGATGCATGGCGGCCGGCTGGAGGCATACAGCGAAGGCCGGGACCGCGGCTCCGAGTTCAGGCTGCGGCTGCCGCGTGTCGGGGCGGTGCTGCCTGCCGAGGCGGTGCCGCTGCTGCAGGCCGCGGTGGCGTCCCGCAGTGAGTCCCTGCGCATCCTGGTCGTCGACGACAACCACGACGCGGCGACCGTCATCGCCACGATGCTCGAACTGGAAGGCCATGCGGTCCGCACCGCCCACGACGGGCAGGAGGCGCTCAGCGCGGCCATGGCGCACAGCCCCGTGGTGGTGGTGCTGGACATCGGCTTGCCGCTGCTCGACGGCTACGAGGTCGCGCGCCGCATCCGCGCCATGCCCGAGCTGGCCGGCGCCCTGCTGATCGCGGTGACGGGCTACGGACAGAGCGAGGATCGAGAGACTGCACTCGGCGCGGGCTTCGACCGCCACTTCGTCAAGCCGGCCGATCCGGAAGCCTTGCTGGGTTGCATCAGGGAGTGGTCCGGGCAGCGTTCTCCGGGCAAGGCCGGGAACCGGCAGACCTCCGCCGCCGCGT